From Leptodactylus fuscus isolate aLepFus1 chromosome 11, aLepFus1.hap2, whole genome shotgun sequence, one genomic window encodes:
- the LOC142185469 gene encoding olfactory receptor 6F1-like, with translation MTMAQKNETMVTEFILQGFSVSENASFCLFVLIFTIYMVTISNNIFIIIIVKKEPRLHKPMYFFICALSFLEIWYPSVTVPRLLWALLTKVATISIVGCLIQYYFHFTFGAIEKFFLAIMAYDRYVAVCNPLRYLLIMRPQVCLKLVLASWTCGSIVTAVSTLQISTCSFCSDREIDSYYCDFAPLIKLSCSETGIIETQFLVVASVILFGCFFVIMVSYTCIIRTSMTLSSSFGRHKTLSTCASHLIVVLLFYGTTMFMFIRPTAGDLLYMNKMMSVIPSIVTPLLNPLIYTLRNQEVKEAMKKMVHMSTLTEGEWKVRKKSDHRFPKRLCLHKSMYFFIGGFSFPKFNKLKVLLTQGYI, from the exons ATGACAATGGCACAGAAGAACGAAACCATGGTTACAGAATTTATTTTACAAGGATTTTCAGTTTCCGAAAACGCAAGTTTTTGCCTTTTCGTCCTAATCTTTACGATTTATATGGTTACAATCTCAAACAACATCTTTATCATCATCATTGTCAAAAAGGAGCCACGTCTTCACAAgcccatgtacttcttcatctgtGCCCTGTCTTTCTTAGAGATTTGGTATCCATCTGTTACCGTTCCAAGACTATTGTGGGCTCTTCTGACCAAGGTGGCCACTATTTCCATCGTGGGTTGCTTGATTCAGTATTATTTTCACTTTACGTTTGGAGCGATAGAAAAATTTTTCTTAGCCATTATGGCCTATGATCGATATGTGGCTGTCTGCAACCCCCTGAGATATCTACTTATTATGAGACCTCAAGTTTGTCTAAAATTAGTATTGGCATCCTGGACATGTGGTTCTATCGTGACAGCTGTCTCAACTTTACAGATATCCACTTGTTCTTTTTGTTCTGATAGAGAGATTGACAGCTATTATTGTGACTTTGCCCCACTGATCAAACTGTCCTGCTCAGAGACGGGCATCATTGAGACACAATTTTTAGTTGTAGCGTCGGTTATATTATTTGGCTGTTTTTTTGTAATTATGGTGTCTTATACTTGTATCATCAGAACCTCAATGACATTGTCGTCTTCTTTTGGTAGACACAAAACTCTTTCTACTTGTGCATCTCATCTGATTGTTGTTCTTCTCTTTTACGGCACCACCATGTTCATGTTCATCCGGCCCACAGCAGGCGACTTATTATACATGAATAAAATGATGTCTGTTATTCCATCCATAGTGACTCCTCTTCTGAATCCTCTTATCTACACCCTACGCAACCAAGAGGTAAAAGAAGCCATGAAGAAAATGGTTCACATGA GCACACTCACGGAGGGTGAGTGGAAAGTAAGAAAGAAGAGTGATCACAGGTTTCCCAAGCGGCTTTG TCTTCACAAGTCCATGTACTTCTTCATTGGAGGATTCTCATTCCCTAAGTTTAATAAGTTGAAGGTACTTCTCACTCAAGGATACATTTAA
- the LOC142185470 gene encoding olfactory receptor 287-like, with translation MQNNLTVVTEFLLVGFTVVKQARFGLFLLIGTVYVVTISANVFIIIIIGTDQRLHKPMYFFIGGLSFLEIWYPSVTVPRLLWSLLTENNSISPAGCITQFFFHFSLGAVENFLLAIMAYDRYVAVCNPLRYLLIMYPELCKRLLIGSWVLSFGIFAIPSAQMFSLSFCAQREIDSYYCDFAPVIKLSCSNTMSIEKQFFVIVFVIILGCFTVIIVSYICIIWTTVKLPTSGRHKTFSTCASHLIVVLLFYGTTMFMFIRPTAGDFSYMNKIISVIPSIVTPLLNPIIYTLRNREAKEAMKKAVQKIRK, from the coding sequence ATGCAGAATAATCTCACAGTGGTAACTGAGTTCCTTCTTGTAGGATTCACCGTAGTAAAGCAGGCTAGATTTGGCCTCTTCCTTCTAATAGGTACTGTGTATGTGGTCACCATCTCAGCAAATGtcttcatcattatcatcatcggCACAGACCAACGTCTTCACAAGCCCATGTACTTCTTCATTGGAGGACTCTCGTTCTTAGAGATCTGGTACCCATCAGTTACTGTTCCCAGACTACTGTGGTCCCTGCTAACAGAAAATAATTCTATTTCTCCAGCCGGTTGCATAACTCAGTTCTTCTTCCATTTTTCCTTGGGTGCCGTAGAGAATTTCCTGCTAGCTATCATGGCCTACGACCGCTATGTGGCTGTCTGCAACCCTCTGAGATATTTACTGATCATGTACCCGGAGCTCTGCAAGAGGCTACTCATAGGCTCTTGGGTGCTGAGTTTTGGCATATTTGCTATCCCAAGTGCCCAGATGTTCAGTCTTTCCTTCTGTGCTCAGAGAGAGATTGACAGCTATTACTGTGACTTCGCCCCCGTCATTAAGTTGTCCTGCTCTAATACAATGAGCATTGAGAAGCAATTTTTTGTCATAGTCTTTGTAATAATACTCGGCTGCTTCACTGTGATTATTGTATCATATATTTGTATTATCTGGACCACCGTTAAGCTTCCAACTTCTGGAAGACACAAAACTTTTTCTACTTGTGCATCTCATCTGATCGTTGTTCTTCTCTTTTATGGAACCACCATGTTCATGTTCATCCGACCTACGGCAGGGGATTTCTCATACATGAATAAAATAATCTCAGTAATTCCGTCCATTGTGACTCCTCTTCTGAATCCCATTATTTACACCCTACGGAACCGAGAGGCTAAGGAAGCCATGAAGAAAGCAGTACAGAAAATAAGAAAGTAA
- the LOC142185471 gene encoding olfactory receptor 6B1-like, which translates to MVRNRQNNQTVITEFILIGFSVPEQTRYCLFLLISAVYMATIAANIFIIVIVKAEKRLHKPMYFFISGLSFLELWYPSVTVPRLIWALKTKKRSISFAGCMAQFYFHFALGGTEIFLLTVMAYDRYVAICNPLRYLLIMSPNICTVLIIGSWVCGFIAFIGSFLRISNLLFCESNKIDHYYCDFAPLLRLSCSDTTVAENVFFYTICFLSVGCLLLTVISYMCITRTIINCPTASGRRKGISTFASHLLVVILFYGTIMFMFIRPAKGNFLHFNKVVSVVPSIVTPLLNPIIYTLRNKEVKEAVIKLGQRMMAGKSQGHKI; encoded by the coding sequence ATGGTGAGGAACCGTCAGAATAACCAGACAGTTATAACCGAATTTATTCTTATCGGATTTTCTGTTCCAGAGCAAACACGATATTGCCTCTTCCTTCTTATATCGGCTGTATATATGGCCACCATTGCTGCCAATATCTTCATCATTGTCATAGTAAAAGCTGAGAAACGTCTTCACAAgcccatgtacttcttcatcaGTGGTCTCTCCTTCCTTGAGCTTTGGTACCCATCAGTCACCGTGCCCAGATTAATATGGGCTCTTAAAACAAAGAAGAGGTCAATTTCCTTCGCTGGTTGCATGGCacaattttattttcattttgctcTCGGTGGAACAGAAATATTTCTCCTGACAGTAATGGCGTATGATAGGTATGTGGCCATATGTAATCCTCTGCGGTATTTACTCATCATGAGCCCTAATATTTGTACAGTACTCATAATAGGGTCATGGGTTTGTGGCTTTATTGCATTCATTGGTTCATTTTTGCGGATCTCAAATCTCTTGTTTTGTGAGAGTAATAAAATTGATCACTATTATTGTGATTTTGCCCCATTACTTCGCCTCTCCTGTTCTGACACAACGGTGGCAGAAAATGTCTTTTTTTATACCATATGTTTCTTATCTGTGGGTTGTCTCCTTCTTACTGTCATATCCTACATGTGTATCACCCGGACAATCATTAACTGTCCTACTGCTTCGGGGAGGCGAAAGGGAATTTCTACCTTTGCTTCCCATTTGCTTGTGGTTATTCTCTTTTATGGAACAATTATGTTCATGTTTATCAGACCGGCCAAAGGAAACTTCCTTCACTTTAATAAGGTCGTCTCTGTCGTCccttccatagtgacccctcttcTGAATCCCATCATCTATACTTTAAGGAACAAAGAAGTAAAGGAAGCTGTGATAAAATTAGGTCAAAGAATGATGGCCGGCAAGTCGCAAGGGCATAAAATATAA